Part of the Sodalinema gerasimenkoae IPPAS B-353 genome is shown below.
CAGAACTTTACTCATTTACTTACTTACCTGAAGAGCGAATCCTGACCGAACGCTCGCGTCCGAACCTTGACAGTTCATTGGGGTAGATTGCTCTGCTGCCTGTTTGAGGTTCGCCATTAACATAACGTTATCAGACGGCTCCGGTGTTGAGGGCATCCGGTAACTGAATCCGCTGACTCCGCGCCTGAGAACTACTCACGATTATAGACTAGGAGGCAAACCCATCTGAAGGCAAGTTTGAGACTTATTTGAGGTTTGGCTCCCATCTTAGACGCCAAGGCCGGGATCCTCTAGGGGGGCATCGGCGGAGGGCACAGGGCCCTCAATGCCTGGCCCGATATAGGTTTCTAGGAGCATAAGCAGTTCCTGTTCGCCAAAAGGTTTGGTTAAATAATCCGTCGCCCCCACCATGCGCGCTCGCACGCGATCAATAAAGCCATCCCGGCCGGTCAACATAATAATCGGGGTTTGACGAAAGGCCCGAGATTTACGCAACATGGCACAGAGTTCATAGCCATCGGGTTCGGGCATGGCGATGTCGCAGAGGATGAGGTCGGGTTTTAGAGGAAACACCAGGGAGAGAGCTTTGAGGGAACTGCCGAAGGAGGTAATTTCGTAGCCATGGGGTTTGAGCATTAGCTCAATGGTTTTGCGGATGGTGCGCTCGTCATCGATGCAGACAATGCGGGGAACCCGGGCGGTGGCTGGGCGTAATCCCGTATTCCCAAGGCGATCGCCCCCAGAGGACGGGGTTGAGGGAGAGAGCAGTTGCACCCAGCCCTGTTTCACGTAAGGGTGAATGGCCCGGGCAATGGGCACGAGATCCCGATGCAGATATCGGGACATCTGACGCAGGGAGGTTTTGCCGTCACAGAGACGGTTGAGGGTATTAAAGGCTTTGGGAGGGAGTTCGGCTTGCAGGGACTCGATATCGGTAATGGCGGGACATTGATGGGGCGATTGCAGATGAGGGTAAAACTGTTTCCATTCCTGGACTTGCTTGGCAGTTTTGGACAGGGGAGCTGCCATTTCCAGGGTCATCAGTTGGGGGGACAAGGCCGGACCCATATCGAAGATAAAGGAACCCTGATGTAAACTCAGCAAGTCAAAGAGGGTCTCATGAACCATTTTGCGGAGAATACTGCGACCCTGTTCCGGGGCAATGAGATGATTTTCCAGCAGTTGCCAGAGACAACCATATTCCGGAGCATTGGTGGTTTCAAAGCCGGAGCGTTGAATCTGGTCGATGAGGTGGTCAAGCTGGTAGTAGCGGAGGTACTCCCGCAGTCGGGTTAAGTTTCCATCGAGACTGCCACCGGCATAGACCAACTGCCCATTGGCACAAAAGACAAACCAGGAGTTCTGGGAGGTGGCCATCTCGCGGTGAATATGGGCGGGACTATAGGCACGAGCCGGACTCGGTGGCGAGCTATAGGTTTCCACGAAAAGTTCTCCGGTGCGCTGACCGAGTTCGATCAGTTGCAGGATACTGCGGATGTCAATTTCGTTTAAATTTCCCTGCATGTGGCTTTTAAGCTCGCTGCTTGATCGTCGAGTTTGTCCTGGGGGAACAATGGCAGTGTCTCCGGGTCTCTTGGGACTAAGCTTGTGTTCTCACCGAATGGAATCGATAACGACTAGACTGTTATTGTGCCAGATGATTGTGCCAGACGGT
Proteins encoded:
- a CDS encoding response regulator, which codes for MQGNLNEIDIRSILQLIELGQRTGELFVETYSSPPSPARAYSPAHIHREMATSQNSWFVFCANGQLVYAGGSLDGNLTRLREYLRYYQLDHLIDQIQRSGFETTNAPEYGCLWQLLENHLIAPEQGRSILRKMVHETLFDLLSLHQGSFIFDMGPALSPQLMTLEMAAPLSKTAKQVQEWKQFYPHLQSPHQCPAITDIESLQAELPPKAFNTLNRLCDGKTSLRQMSRYLHRDLVPIARAIHPYVKQGWVQLLSPSTPSSGGDRLGNTGLRPATARVPRIVCIDDERTIRKTIELMLKPHGYEITSFGSSLKALSLVFPLKPDLILCDIAMPEPDGYELCAMLRKSRAFRQTPIIMLTGRDGFIDRVRARMVGATDYLTKPFGEQELLMLLETYIGPGIEGPVPSADAPLEDPGLGV